In one Pseudomonas hydrolytica genomic region, the following are encoded:
- a CDS encoding methyl-accepting chemotaxis protein, translated as MQAAFIRSPIAFVLHALGLAALMLVYQQTQLPSYVSVPSFLLLALWPWLGPWQRREDASQSAARQTAGNEFIELSRGLSRHTCHNALSAAKVAHAVKLLAERLQSQLAAVQQVSQAAEAITHTEQDSAARAEQTLSAARQVRDASASGQAELSEAIARMQQLSAQTLASRELIDGLGSRTEQIEQVTQVIQSIASQTNLLALNAAIEAARAGEMGRGFAVVADEVRNLAARTASATGEVSQMVADIRQQSAAVVAHIQRQSVELEQAAQQIESAGGQLHGIADQAEEVEQQVAQISAGTADNHQRLASMSTAALQLQSDVQDSEGETRKLAGAAEHLVGLAETVSEQLAEVGLDDYHQRAYDLAREGAAAIAAQFEQDLQAGRIGIDELFDRNYQPIPGTQPQKYRTRFDQYADQVLPALQEPLLKRHEGLVFAICTTPEGYVPTHNAAFNHPPTGDAAVDAAKSRGKRLFNDRTGIRCGSHRQALLLQTYMRDTGELMHDLSVPIMVRGRHWGGLRLGYRPEP; from the coding sequence ATGCAAGCTGCCTTTATCCGCTCGCCAATTGCCTTTGTCTTGCATGCATTGGGGCTGGCCGCGTTGATGCTGGTCTATCAGCAGACGCAGTTGCCATCCTATGTCAGCGTGCCGTCGTTCCTGCTCCTGGCACTGTGGCCCTGGCTGGGGCCCTGGCAGCGACGCGAGGATGCGTCGCAGTCCGCAGCGCGGCAAACCGCTGGCAACGAGTTCATCGAGCTGAGCCGCGGCCTGTCGCGGCACACCTGCCACAACGCGCTGTCCGCGGCCAAGGTCGCCCATGCGGTCAAGCTGCTGGCCGAGCGCCTGCAATCGCAGTTGGCGGCGGTGCAGCAGGTCAGCCAGGCGGCCGAGGCCATCACCCATACCGAACAGGACAGCGCCGCCCGCGCCGAGCAGACCCTCAGCGCCGCGCGCCAGGTACGCGATGCCAGCGCCAGCGGTCAGGCCGAACTCAGCGAGGCCATCGCCCGCATGCAGCAGCTCAGCGCACAGACCCTGGCCAGCCGGGAGCTGATCGACGGCCTGGGCAGTCGTACCGAGCAGATCGAGCAGGTCACCCAGGTGATCCAGTCCATTGCCAGCCAGACCAACCTGCTGGCGCTCAACGCCGCCATCGAGGCCGCGCGTGCCGGCGAGATGGGCCGCGGCTTTGCCGTGGTCGCCGACGAGGTGCGCAACCTCGCCGCGCGCACCGCCAGCGCCACCGGCGAGGTCAGCCAGATGGTCGCCGACATCCGTCAGCAGAGCGCTGCGGTGGTCGCCCATATCCAGCGCCAGAGCGTCGAGCTGGAACAGGCCGCGCAGCAGATCGAGTCGGCCGGCGGGCAGCTGCACGGCATCGCCGACCAGGCCGAGGAGGTCGAGCAGCAGGTGGCGCAGATCAGCGCCGGCACGGCGGACAATCATCAGCGTCTGGCCAGCATGTCCACCGCCGCGCTGCAGTTGCAGAGCGACGTGCAGGACAGCGAGGGCGAGACCCGCAAGCTGGCCGGTGCCGCCGAGCATCTGGTGGGGCTGGCGGAAACGGTCAGCGAGCAGCTCGCCGAAGTGGGCCTGGACGATTATCACCAGCGTGCCTACGACCTCGCCCGCGAAGGGGCTGCGGCCATCGCCGCGCAGTTCGAACAGGACCTGCAGGCCGGACGCATCGGCATCGACGAACTGTTCGATCGCAACTACCAGCCGATACCCGGTACCCAGCCGCAGAAATATCGCACCCGCTTCGACCAGTATGCCGATCAGGTTCTGCCGGCCTTGCAGGAGCCTCTGCTCAAGCGCCATGAAGGGCTGGTATTCGCCATCTGCACCACGCCGGAAGGCTATGTGCCGACGCATAACGCCGCCTTCAACCATCCGCCCACCGGCGATGCCGCGGTGGATGCCGCCAAGAGCCGCGGCAAGCGCCTGTTCAACGACCGCACCGGCATCCGTTGCGGCAGCCACAGGCAGGCGCTGCTGCTGCAGACCTACATGCGCGATACCGGCGAGCTGATGCACGACCTGTCGGTGCCGATCATGGTGCGCGGGCGGCATTGGGGCGGCTTGCGTCTGGGCTATCGGCCGGAGCCGTAG
- a CDS encoding FAD-dependent oxidoreductase produces the protein MSRYDLLLAGAGHAHLGVLRRWALVERPPGRIGVLALGPDAWYAGMLPGLISGRFSEADCRVELQPLCRAAKVELIEGEIAALDADARVLHLVDGRSLAAEWLSLNVGAGMAIPPQQGDAMQVLAARPIGALLEGWRQWQAEPRRMAILGGGAGGVELALALADKVPGVALFCGGPLLAGLAPGLRLRALGLLRQRGVQVREHCPIGRIEDDWLLSGDEPVWRGRRLLLASGARPWPWLAASGLARDAAGFVAIRPTLQSESHGQIFAVGDSASLDGMRRSGRFAVRQAPVLTANLQAALVGRPLRPYRAQWQSLALLATGDGGALLGWHDWSAGGQLYGRCKDWLDRRFIQRHRLAG, from the coding sequence ATGAGTCGCTACGACCTGCTGCTGGCTGGAGCCGGCCACGCCCACCTGGGTGTGCTGCGCCGCTGGGCGCTGGTGGAGCGGCCGCCGGGACGCATCGGTGTGCTCGCGCTCGGCCCCGACGCCTGGTACGCCGGCATGCTGCCGGGGCTGATCAGCGGCCGCTTCAGCGAGGCGGACTGCCGCGTGGAACTGCAGCCGCTGTGCCGCGCGGCCAAGGTGGAGCTGATCGAGGGCGAGATCGCCGCGCTGGATGCCGATGCCCGCGTGCTGCACCTGGTAGATGGGCGCAGCCTTGCGGCCGAGTGGTTGTCGCTCAATGTCGGTGCCGGCATGGCCATACCGCCGCAGCAGGGCGATGCCATGCAGGTGCTGGCGGCCAGGCCCATCGGTGCGCTGCTCGAGGGCTGGCGGCAATGGCAGGCCGAGCCACGGCGCATGGCCATCCTCGGCGGCGGCGCGGGAGGCGTCGAGCTGGCGCTGGCACTGGCCGACAAGGTGCCGGGGGTGGCGCTGTTCTGCGGCGGGCCGCTGCTCGCCGGCCTGGCGCCTGGGTTGCGCCTGCGCGCGCTGGGCCTGCTGCGTCAGCGTGGCGTGCAGGTGCGCGAGCACTGCCCGATCGGGCGGATCGAGGACGACTGGCTGCTCAGCGGCGACGAGCCGGTGTGGCGCGGCCGGCGGCTGCTGCTGGCCAGCGGCGCACGGCCCTGGCCCTGGCTGGCCGCCAGCGGCCTGGCGCGCGATGCGGCGGGTTTCGTCGCCATCCGCCCGACCCTGCAGAGCGAGTCGCATGGGCAGATCTTCGCCGTGGGCGACAGCGCCAGCCTCGACGGCATGCGCCGCAGCGGGCGCTTCGCGGTGCGGCAGGCGCCAGTGCTCACGGCCAACCTGCAGGCCGCCCTGGTCGGTCGACCGCTGCGGCCGTATCGCGCGCAATGGCAGAGCCTGGCCTTGCTGGCCACCGGCGATGGCGGAGCGCTGCTCGGTTGGCACGACTGGAGCGCGGGCGGGCAGCTGTATGGGCGCTGCAAGGACTGGCTGGACAGGCGTTTCATCCAGCGCCACCGGCTGGCTGGATGA
- a CDS encoding glutamine synthetase family protein, translated as MTTFAPAQEALDFLAHNPDIELIELFILDANGVPRGKLLHREELLALYQSGRPLPSTMLGLSIQGEDVEDSGLVWEVGDIDCRAYPLPGSLVRLPWRQIPTAAVQVSMHPSEGLPATPADPRQLLVRVIEQLEADGYHPVMACELEFYLLDQKRDAQGRPQPALDADGGRPRQTQVYGLRELEQIEPFLRDLYAACKAQGIPARTAISEYAPGQVEITLEHGPALAAMDQAVRYKRLVKGVAHAHGMQACFMAKPFDDLAGTGMHMHVSLADGQGNNLFASEDPSGTPLLRQAVGGMLASLLDSLLLFCPNANSYRRFQANSYAPLAPTWGVDNRTVSLRVPGGPAPTRHVEHRICGADANPYLAAAAILAGIHRGIREGLDPGEPVQGNGYAQAKELLPTDWLTSIQALERSGWARDAFGAEFLKVFLAVKRAEYRQFMGEVGEQDWRWYLSNA; from the coding sequence ATGACGACTTTCGCCCCCGCGCAGGAAGCCTTGGACTTCCTCGCGCACAACCCCGATATCGAGCTAATCGAGCTGTTCATCCTCGACGCCAATGGCGTGCCGCGCGGCAAGCTGCTGCACCGCGAGGAGCTGCTGGCGCTGTACCAGAGCGGCCGGCCACTGCCGAGCACCATGCTCGGCCTGTCCATCCAGGGTGAGGACGTCGAGGACTCCGGCCTGGTCTGGGAGGTGGGCGATATCGACTGCCGCGCCTACCCGCTGCCCGGCAGCCTGGTGCGCCTGCCCTGGCGGCAGATCCCCACCGCCGCGGTGCAGGTATCGATGCACCCCAGCGAAGGCCTGCCGGCCACGCCGGCCGATCCGCGTCAGTTGCTGGTGCGGGTGATCGAGCAGCTCGAGGCCGACGGCTACCACCCGGTGATGGCCTGCGAACTGGAGTTCTACCTGCTCGATCAGAAACGCGATGCCCAGGGCCGCCCGCAGCCGGCGCTGGACGCCGACGGCGGTCGCCCGCGGCAGACCCAGGTCTACGGCCTGCGCGAGCTGGAACAGATCGAGCCGTTCTTGCGTGATCTCTACGCGGCCTGCAAGGCCCAGGGCATCCCGGCGCGCACGGCGATTTCCGAATACGCTCCCGGCCAGGTCGAGATCACCCTGGAACACGGCCCGGCGCTGGCGGCGATGGACCAGGCGGTGCGCTACAAGCGCCTGGTCAAGGGCGTGGCCCACGCCCACGGCATGCAGGCCTGCTTTATGGCCAAGCCGTTCGATGATCTGGCTGGCACCGGCATGCATATGCACGTCAGCCTGGCCGACGGGCAGGGCAACAATCTGTTTGCCAGCGAGGATCCTTCGGGTACGCCGCTGCTGCGCCAGGCGGTCGGCGGCATGCTCGCCAGCCTGCTCGATTCGCTGCTGCTGTTCTGCCCCAACGCCAACTCCTACCGGCGCTTCCAGGCCAACAGCTACGCGCCGCTGGCGCCGACCTGGGGCGTGGACAACCGCACCGTCAGCCTGCGCGTGCCGGGCGGCCCGGCGCCGACCCGGCATGTCGAGCACCGCATCTGCGGCGCCGACGCCAACCCCTATCTGGCCGCGGCGGCGATCCTCGCCGGCATCCACCGCGGCATTCGCGAGGGGCTCGATCCGGGTGAGCCGGTGCAGGGCAACGGCTATGCCCAGGCCAAGGAGCTGCTGCCCACCGACTGGCTGACTTCGATCCAGGCGCTGGAGCGCTCCGGCTGGGCGCGCGACGCCTTCGGCGCGGAGTTCCTCAAGGTGTTTCTCGCGGTCAAGCGCGCCGAGTATCGCCAGTTCATGGGCGAGGTCGGCGAGCAGGACTGGCGCTGGTATCTGAGTAACGCCTGA
- a CDS encoding NAD(P)/FAD-dependent oxidoreductase, translated as MNAITQPVKPAAERAPSYYSASLNFETDYPTLQGSVTVDVAIIGGGFTGIATAVELAERGLKVAVVETNKVGWGASGRNGGQVTGSLSGDEAMRKQMRNTLGEEVDDFIWHLRWRGHEIIKNRVAKYGIDCDLKHGHLHAAMKPSHMDELKASFEEALRRGMGDEVTLLDADGVRAQLGSELYCGAIRNTRNMHLHPLNLCIGEARAAESLGALIFEHSEVLDIVHGARPAVVTRGGRIEAKQVLLAGDVYHKLERRKLKGLIFPAMGGIVTTAPLGELAKEINPQDLAVYDCRFVLDYYRLTADGRLLFGGGCNYSGRDSRDIAGELRPCIERTFPQLKGVQIDYQWSCAMGIVMNRIPQLGKLSSNVWYCQGYSGHGIATTHIMGEIMAKAITGDLEQYDTFAACRHIKVPLGDQLGNPMLAAGMWYYQMLEKLR; from the coding sequence ATGAACGCCATCACCCAACCCGTCAAACCCGCCGCCGAGCGCGCGCCGTCCTATTACTCGGCCTCGCTCAACTTCGAGACCGACTACCCGACGCTGCAGGGCAGCGTGACGGTGGACGTGGCCATCATCGGCGGCGGCTTCACCGGCATCGCCACGGCGGTGGAGCTGGCCGAGCGCGGCCTGAAAGTGGCCGTGGTGGAAACCAACAAGGTCGGCTGGGGCGCCAGCGGGCGCAACGGCGGCCAGGTCACCGGCAGCCTGTCCGGCGACGAGGCCATGCGCAAGCAGATGCGCAACACGCTGGGCGAGGAGGTGGACGACTTCATCTGGCACCTGCGCTGGCGCGGCCACGAGATCATCAAGAACCGCGTGGCCAAATACGGCATCGACTGCGACCTCAAGCACGGCCATCTGCACGCGGCGATGAAGCCCAGCCATATGGACGAGCTCAAGGCTTCCTTCGAGGAGGCGCTGCGCCGCGGCATGGGTGACGAGGTGACCCTGCTCGACGCCGACGGCGTGCGTGCGCAACTGGGCAGCGAGCTGTACTGCGGGGCGATCAGAAACACCCGCAACATGCACCTGCACCCGCTCAACCTGTGCATCGGCGAGGCCAGGGCCGCCGAGAGCCTGGGCGCGCTGATCTTCGAGCATTCCGAGGTGCTGGATATCGTCCACGGCGCGCGTCCGGCGGTGGTCACCCGCGGCGGGCGGATCGAGGCCAAGCAGGTGCTGCTGGCCGGCGACGTCTACCACAAGCTGGAGCGGCGCAAGCTCAAGGGCCTGATCTTCCCGGCCATGGGCGGCATCGTCACCACCGCGCCGCTGGGCGAGCTGGCGAAAGAGATCAACCCGCAGGACCTGGCGGTGTACGACTGCCGCTTCGTGCTCGACTACTACCGCCTCACCGCCGATGGTCGCCTGCTGTTCGGCGGCGGCTGTAACTACTCCGGGCGTGATTCGCGGGATATCGCCGGCGAGCTGCGCCCGTGCATCGAGCGCACCTTCCCGCAGCTCAAGGGCGTGCAGATCGACTACCAGTGGAGCTGCGCCATGGGCATCGTGATGAACCGCATTCCGCAGCTGGGCAAGCTGTCGAGCAACGTCTGGTATTGCCAGGGCTACTCCGGCCACGGCATCGCCACCACCCACATTATGGGCGAGATCATGGCCAAGGCCATCACCGGCGACCTGGAGCAGTACGACACCTTCGCCGCCTGCAGGCACATCAAGGTGCCGCTGGGCGACCAGCTCGGCAACCCGATGCTGGCCGCCGGCATGTGGTACTACCAGATGCTGGAGAAGCTGCGCTGA